The Candidatus Paceibacterota bacterium nucleotide sequence CAAAGACAAGGTGACAAAAATACCTAACGGCATACAACTCCCGCATTTCTTGCCGAAAGCAGAGAGTCGAGAAAGGCTTGCTGTACATCAAGGACTTGCCCCTGACTTTTTCGCAAAACAGCACATTATAGGAATGATAGCGGAACTCACTCCGAACAAAGGACTTCTGTACACCATTGAAGCGCTGGAGAAAATAGAAGAGTATGTTCTCCTTATCATCGGAGACGGAGAGGACCGGGAGAAACTCACGAAATACATTCAAGAGAAAAATCTTGGTTCAAAAGTATTTCTTTTGGGCTTTATCCAGAATGCTGCCACATTCGCAAAGGCATTTGATATTTTCCTGCTTTCATCTCTCAAAGAAGGCTTGCCCTACGTGCTTCTTGAAGTGGGAGGAGCGGGCGTCCCTGTGCTTACAACCGCGGTAGGAGGTATCCCCACAATCATCGACGACCAGAAAAATGGAATGCTCATAAAGCCCAAAAGCGCTCGCGAAATAGAGCTTGGCCTTAAATTCCTCATTGCCCACAAAGAAGAAAGGAAAATGTTCGGAGAGAAATTAAGACAGGATGTTGCGGAGAAATTCAATCTGGAACAGATGCTTCAAAAGACTTTCGAGATTTACGGCAAAAAAGATAGAAAAGAATCAAGCTCCTAAAAATTCATTCTCAAGAGAATCTTTATGAACATCTCTGCTATAGCGGCGCATTCCCATGAGAATGCCTAGGCCTGCAAATTCTGTAAGAAGGTGCGATCCCCCGTAACTCATGAATGGAAGCGGCAATCCAGTGACCGGTAAAAGCCCCATATTCATGCCCACGTGAATGATAAAGTGGGACATAAGAAGCACCGCAAGCCCTACCCCGAAAAGAATTTCAAAATTCGTAGCACCATGAAGCGCATTCGAAAGTACGCGCCAAATCACTACTCCAAAACAAAGGAATAAGAAGATAACGCCGACAAATCCCCACTCCTCTGCAAAAGCCGCAAAAACAAAGTCTGTTTGATATTCAGGGAGGAATTGGAGACGCGATTGGGTGCCGAGACCAATACCTTTTCCCAACACCCTTCCCGCTCCAACCGCGATAGTAGATTGATATGCATTGTATCCAGAACCACGCACATCAGCCAAGGGATTGATAAAATTTTTTATTCGCTCTTTCTGATACGGTTTGAACGCGTAATGCCAAAGACCAAAAAAAGAGACAACCCCTATCATAAAGACAAGAAAAAGGTGCTTCTTCGAAATCCCTGAGACCAACACCATTCCAAACCACACAAGAAATAGAATGACGGCTGAACCGAGGTCTGGCTGAAGAAGCACAAGCACAAATAATGCAAAAGCATAGAGACCGGAGACAAAAATGTGCCTCACGTGGGCGATCTCGATATGCCGGCGGGAAAAATATTTCGCGAGAATGATAATGAGCACTAATTTTGCAATATCCGCGGGTTGAAAGGCAAAAAGACCGATGCGAAACCAGCTTTGAGCTCCGCGAGACGTTATCCCGAGAAGAAACAAAAGCGCGAGCGATCCCACTGAAATCCCGAAAAGAATGATGACAACCCGAGTCCTCCGCAAGAAACGAAAATCAATCCTGCTGAAAATAAAAAAAACTGCGAGCGCAAAAAGAATCGAGATGAGCTGTTTGTTAAAAAAATAACTCTCGCTTACAAACGAGTTCATAGTAATAAGGCCAGCTGCAATAATCGGGATGGTAGCGAAAAAAAGCACCCAATCGATCGATTGAATCCTAGAAGAAATTTTCTCTGGATTCGCTTCACCCAGGACTTTTTCAATGATCGGTTTCATAGGAGTGGACTAAAAATTTATTCTCGGAATGACCTCTATTTTCGAAACGGCAAGCGGAAATGGCTCTCTCCAGGTAAATACCAGGTTTTGTGGCATATCCCTGTCCATTTTTTCAACGACTGTTCTTGAAAATGCCATGGCGTTCCCTTTCTCATCATACACAATCGCAATGAAATCAACATGCGGGATTCGTCCAACCGAGAGATTCTGCGCTCGTACGTCGAGATGAGGCAAGGTATCAACATTGGAAATTTGGGTATCTGAAAGAGAAATGGCAGGTTCCTTCTTGGAATACTTTTCCCACACGTAGTCTTCGGTCCATTCAAACGTGACCCGCACCGCCTCTCTGTGCCCGGTGTCGATAGCACCCTCAAAAATCGGAGATATTTTTTTCGGAGGAAGATACGTAGTCCCCACTCTTTTCGCAACAACCGCACCGTCAACATCATAGAGTCTGAAAAGATACGAAATGCTCCGGATGCCCGCTTCTTGATTCGAATTTTCGACGTAGGCAAGAGTGTTGTAGAGGCCAGCACTTACCCGGCTAAATCTTTGCCAACGAATGATGGGTGGTATGGTTTGGAAATCGCAAAGCTTGAGACATGCTCCCCCGCAATCGACGCCTTGTTCGTCAGCATTTTTCTTTCCATCAAAACATGTCGGAGAGCGATGAAAATATGAATAGCCAATAAGAACGATCGGAATAAGAATGACGAGGATCGCCACAGCAGCATATTCAAATTTCCTCCTTTGAGACCAGAGAGACATGCGTATATGATAACAAAAGAATAGAGAAACAAAAAATCCGCTTAAGCGGATCTTTTGTTT carries:
- a CDS encoding FtsW/RodA/SpoVE family cell cycle protein, giving the protein MKPIIEKVLGEANPEKISSRIQSIDWVLFFATIPIIAAGLITMNSFVSESYFFNKQLISILFALAVFFIFSRIDFRFLRRTRVVIILFGISVGSLALLFLLGITSRGAQSWFRIGLFAFQPADIAKLVLIIILAKYFSRRHIEIAHVRHIFVSGLYAFALFVLVLLQPDLGSAVILFLVWFGMVLVSGISKKHLFLVFMIGVVSFFGLWHYAFKPYQKERIKNFINPLADVRGSGYNAYQSTIAVGAGRVLGKGIGLGTQSRLQFLPEYQTDFVFAAFAEEWGFVGVIFLFLCFGVVIWRVLSNALHGATNFEILFGVGLAVLLMSHFIIHVGMNMGLLPVTGLPLPFMSYGGSHLLTEFAGLGILMGMRRYSRDVHKDSLENEFLGA
- a CDS encoding glycosyltransferase, whose translation is MDTISRKSKILFVITKSNWGGAQRYVYDLATNLPQQEFEPLVVFGGRGILASSLEKTGIKTLSLSKLERDPKLINDTKVFFELLRLFKKERPEIIHLNSSKIGAVGALAGRIAGIKNIIFTAHGFAFNEERSGISRFAIKCVTWLTLLLCTKVITLSDREEKQAKAFPGIKDKVTKIPNGIQLPHFLPKAESRERLAVHQGLAPDFFAKQHIIGMIAELTPNKGLLYTIEALEKIEEYVLLIIGDGEDREKLTKYIQEKNLGSKVFLLGFIQNAATFAKAFDIFLLSSLKEGLPYVLLEVGGAGVPVLTTAVGGIPTIIDDQKNGMLIKPKSAREIELGLKFLIAHKEERKMFGEKLRQDVAEKFNLEQMLQKTFEIYGKKDRKESSS